From Enterococcus mundtii, the proteins below share one genomic window:
- a CDS encoding LURP-one-related/scramblase family protein, with protein MSEFFIQEKQLSRATRTIVKDEKGKSLFLMVGRWGTKGDALSLYAMNGDLVAHIKQISLTFGTRFELYKDFEKVGTMQKIFNWPGDFYYIRRLHWTVQGDIYNHRYQIQHFNELIMEMDKATLFTGDYYVLDIPCEENAPICICIAAVLDYWLYRKNKDKETPLSYRFDVN; from the coding sequence ATGTCAGAATTTTTCATTCAGGAAAAACAGCTGAGTCGTGCGACTCGGACGATCGTCAAAGACGAAAAAGGTAAATCACTTTTTTTGATGGTCGGCCGCTGGGGAACGAAAGGAGATGCCTTGTCTCTTTATGCCATGAATGGTGATCTAGTCGCACATATCAAACAAATCAGTCTGACATTTGGTACACGCTTTGAACTTTACAAAGATTTCGAAAAAGTCGGTACGATGCAAAAGATTTTCAATTGGCCAGGAGATTTTTATTATATTCGCCGATTACATTGGACTGTTCAAGGAGATATCTATAATCATCGTTATCAGATCCAGCATTTCAATGAACTAATCATGGAGATGGACAAAGCAACCCTCTTTACCGGTGATTATTATGTTCTTGATATCCCTTGTGAAGAAAATGCGCCTATCTGTATCTGTATTGCTGCTGTCCTTGATTATTGGCTCTATCGAAAAAACAAAGACAAAGAAACACCTCTTTCTTATCGCTTTGATGTCAACTAA
- a CDS encoding VOC family protein yields the protein MNLTTVHHVAIIVSDYQKSRAFYVDLLGFEVIRENYREDRGDYKLDLKLGDMELEIFGIKDAPKRPSYPEACGLRHLAFKVEHIEETVAELQGLGIETEPVRIDTFTGEKMTFFFDPDGLPLELHE from the coding sequence ATGAATTTAACAACCGTTCACCATGTTGCGATCATTGTGTCGGATTATCAAAAGTCACGTGCATTTTATGTTGATTTGCTAGGTTTTGAAGTTATTCGTGAAAATTATCGAGAAGACCGTGGCGATTATAAGTTAGATTTAAAACTAGGAGATATGGAGCTTGAGATTTTCGGTATCAAAGATGCACCTAAAAGACCGAGCTATCCAGAAGCTTGTGGTTTGAGGCACTTAGCATTCAAAGTGGAACATATCGAAGAAACAGTCGCGGAACTACAAGGATTGGGGATTGAAACTGAACCAGTCCGTATCGATACCTTTACAGGCGAAAAAATGACTTTCTTTTTTGATCCGGACGGATTGCCGTTGGAGTTACACGAATAA
- a CDS encoding GNAT family N-acetyltransferase codes for MLDKQLPYAEIWMTRPLNEELPSYPLNQQYRFEKYQPGAEQDWAIIETAVGEFDTVEQALAYFDQAFAPYPEELAKRMYFVVNEQGERIATCTAWWKLREKEYPLFHWLAVKPEHQGKGIARSLTIEVLRCFQQITTQSPIYLHTQTWSHPAIKLYQSLGFTFIPDKFDGSENPDYEIVMDILSSKIKKAPKK; via the coding sequence ATGTTGGATAAGCAATTGCCCTATGCAGAGATTTGGATGACACGCCCACTCAATGAAGAATTGCCTTCTTATCCCTTGAATCAGCAGTATCGCTTTGAAAAGTATCAACCAGGAGCAGAGCAGGATTGGGCAATCATTGAAACAGCAGTCGGTGAATTTGACACCGTGGAGCAGGCATTGGCTTACTTTGACCAAGCTTTTGCCCCTTATCCAGAAGAGCTGGCAAAGCGTATGTATTTTGTGGTCAACGAACAAGGTGAACGCATTGCCACATGCACTGCTTGGTGGAAGCTTCGTGAGAAAGAATATCCGCTTTTTCATTGGTTAGCGGTCAAGCCAGAACATCAAGGAAAAGGAATCGCCAGAAGTTTGACGATCGAAGTGCTCCGTTGTTTTCAGCAAATAACGACACAAAGCCCAATCTATTTACACACACAGACATGGAGTCACCCAGCGATCAAACTTTATCAAAGTTTAGGTTTCACGTTCATCCCTGATAAATTTGATGGTAGTGAAAATCCTGATTATGAAATAGTGATGGATATTTTATCATCGAAAATAAAAAAAGCACCTAAAAAATAG
- a CDS encoding GNAT family N-acetyltransferase, producing MANDVELTLKEAEKSDAQGLLVMLRQARQETDYFVVEERSLNKSKEVLATELSRIKESAEHLLFLACVKKQVVGVVSVAPKPGLPRHGEIGISILKEYWGMGLGTILLEEAIIWATENTRFSTLVLDVLAGNQRAVHLYQKMGFQEETQSVDSSRRQGQSLAIIKMKRTIEHEIN from the coding sequence ATGGCTAATGATGTTGAACTGACGTTAAAAGAAGCGGAGAAATCAGATGCTCAAGGATTGTTAGTGATGCTACGCCAAGCGAGACAAGAAACGGATTATTTTGTTGTTGAGGAGCGTTCACTTAATAAAAGTAAAGAGGTACTTGCAACTGAATTGTCTCGAATAAAAGAAAGTGCAGAACACTTATTATTTTTAGCCTGTGTCAAAAAACAGGTGGTAGGTGTTGTTTCTGTTGCTCCCAAACCTGGTTTGCCCCGACATGGCGAAATAGGGATCAGTATCTTGAAAGAATATTGGGGGATGGGGTTAGGCACGATTCTTTTAGAAGAGGCAATTATTTGGGCTACAGAAAATACGCGATTTAGTACGTTGGTTCTTGACGTATTGGCGGGCAATCAACGAGCCGTCCATCTTTATCAAAAAATGGGGTTTCAAGAGGAAACCCAAAGTGTTGACTCTTCGAGAAGACAAGGTCAATCATTGGCGATAATCAAGATGAAACGAACGATTGAGCATGAAATAAACTGA
- a CDS encoding uracil-DNA glycosylase yields the protein MKKIIHNSWQEVLADEFEKDYYQQLRIFLKNEYATQKIHPDMYHVYEALELTPYEEVKVVILGQDPYHGANQAHGLSFSVQPGVKTPPSLVNIYKELKNDLGIEPVPHGNLVTWAKQGVLLLNTVLTVREGQAYSHRGKGWEQLTDAIIEKLNERDKPIVFILWGKPAQEKMKMIDKSRHIIITAPHPSPLSAHRGFFGSKPFSKTNDALLALGETPIDWQLPKTV from the coding sequence TTGAAGAAAATCATCCACAATAGTTGGCAAGAAGTATTAGCTGATGAATTTGAAAAAGACTACTATCAGCAGTTGAGAATATTTTTAAAAAATGAGTACGCAACTCAAAAAATCCATCCGGATATGTATCATGTTTATGAAGCGTTAGAGCTGACTCCCTATGAAGAAGTCAAAGTCGTGATTCTAGGACAAGACCCTTATCATGGGGCAAATCAAGCGCATGGGCTTTCTTTTTCCGTACAACCAGGAGTAAAAACACCACCGTCTCTGGTCAATATCTACAAGGAATTGAAGAATGACTTAGGGATCGAACCAGTTCCTCATGGGAATTTAGTGACTTGGGCCAAACAAGGTGTTCTGCTTTTGAATACTGTACTAACTGTCAGAGAAGGGCAAGCTTATTCTCATCGCGGAAAAGGCTGGGAACAATTGACGGATGCGATCATTGAGAAGCTGAATGAACGAGACAAACCGATCGTGTTTATTCTTTGGGGCAAACCTGCACAAGAAAAAATGAAAATGATCGATAAAAGTCGACACATTATAATAACAGCTCCACATCCAAGCCCATTATCGGCACATCGTGGCTTTTTTGGCTCAAAACCATTTTCAAAAACGAATGATGCTTTGCTTGCTCTGGGTGAAACACCGATTGATTGGCAACTGCCTAAAACAGTGTAA
- a CDS encoding GNAT family N-acetyltransferase: protein MIRNAKKEDAAAIAPLILVILKDMDLPFLLKYGEEKTLEVLEEAITDPDYRYSYTRGIVDEREGKVAGIVYGYTDEEESIIDQPLEKILQKHGIYEQVKMFTDRETFPDEWYLDSICVSEEFRGQGIGSSLLEALPPMVKKQNRDVIGLSCDKQNPQARKLYERHGFKVIGERTISGHLYDHMQKKIV from the coding sequence ATGATTCGTAATGCAAAAAAAGAAGATGCGGCAGCTATTGCTCCGCTTATTTTAGTTATATTGAAAGATATGGACCTACCGTTTCTTTTAAAGTACGGTGAAGAAAAAACATTAGAAGTCTTGGAAGAAGCCATTACAGACCCAGACTATCGTTACAGCTATACAAGAGGGATCGTTGATGAGCGAGAAGGCAAGGTAGCAGGAATCGTTTACGGTTATACAGATGAAGAAGAATCAATCATCGACCAGCCGTTAGAAAAAATCTTACAAAAGCATGGCATTTATGAGCAAGTAAAAATGTTTACGGATAGAGAAACATTCCCTGATGAATGGTATTTAGATTCTATCTGTGTTTCAGAAGAATTTAGAGGACAAGGAATCGGTTCCTCTTTGTTAGAAGCATTGCCACCAATGGTCAAAAAACAAAACCGCGATGTCATTGGACTAAGTTGCGATAAGCAAAACCCGCAAGCTAGAAAATTGTACGAGCGCCATGGGTTCAAAGTAATCGGGGAACGAACGATCAGTGGACATCTGTATGATCATATGCAAAAGAAAATCGTTTAG
- the murB gene encoding UDP-N-acetylmuramate dehydrogenase: protein MNKEDIVKKNPELNLLLDEPLSHYTFTKTGGPVDVLAFPKTKSEVKQLVDYCRENQVPWLVLGNASNLIVQDGGIRGVVIMLTEMNQISVEGTMVIAEAGAKLIDTTYAALAESLTGFEFACGIPGSIGGAVYMNAGAYGGEIKDVFAEVDLLLSDGTIQTLSNEEMAFSYRHSELQKMDAIVLEARFQLTPGDHEMIKGRMDELTELREAKQPLEYPSCGSVFKRPEGHFTGQLIQEAGLQGLKWGGAQISEKHAGFIVNIDHATATDYTELIAHIQEVIKEKFDVTLETEVRIIGEKRS, encoded by the coding sequence GTGAATAAAGAAGATATCGTTAAAAAAAATCCAGAGTTGAATCTGTTGCTTGATGAACCGTTAAGTCATTATACATTTACCAAAACCGGTGGACCGGTAGATGTTTTAGCTTTTCCCAAAACCAAATCAGAAGTCAAACAGTTAGTTGATTATTGTCGAGAAAACCAAGTGCCATGGTTGGTACTAGGAAATGCAAGTAACTTGATCGTCCAAGATGGTGGGATTCGCGGCGTGGTCATCATGTTGACAGAGATGAACCAAATCAGCGTTGAAGGCACGATGGTGATTGCAGAAGCAGGTGCAAAACTGATCGATACGACGTATGCAGCCTTGGCAGAATCTTTGACAGGATTCGAATTTGCCTGTGGGATTCCTGGAAGTATCGGCGGTGCAGTCTACATGAATGCAGGAGCTTACGGTGGGGAGATCAAAGACGTGTTTGCAGAAGTCGACTTATTATTAAGTGATGGGACGATCCAAACCCTGTCAAATGAAGAAATGGCCTTTTCTTATCGCCATAGTGAATTACAGAAGATGGATGCTATCGTCTTAGAAGCTCGTTTCCAATTAACACCTGGTGATCATGAGATGATCAAAGGTCGGATGGACGAATTGACGGAATTGCGTGAAGCAAAACAACCATTGGAATACCCTTCATGCGGTAGTGTCTTCAAACGACCTGAAGGACACTTCACAGGACAACTGATCCAAGAAGCAGGGTTACAAGGCTTGAAATGGGGCGGCGCACAGATTTCGGAAAAACATGCCGGCTTTATCGTCAATATCGACCATGCAACAGCAACTGATTATACAGAGTTGATTGCCCATATCCAAGAGGTAATCAAAGAGAAGTTTGATGTTACATTAGAGACGGAAGTACGGATCATTGGTGAAAAAAGAAGCTAA
- the tsaE gene encoding tRNA (adenosine(37)-N6)-threonylcarbamoyltransferase complex ATPase subunit type 1 TsaE, translating into MIELTSVAMTDQLAEIIGKVAHPGDNLVLTGDLGAGKTTLTKGIAKGLGIDQMIKSPTYTIIREYTQGKMPLYHMDIYRVAASGADLGLDEYFEGDGLSVIEWGNLLEDALPEDYLELIIEKSDTESEKRYVKFQSYGPNSQEFEKRIYEAWADSHG; encoded by the coding sequence ATGATTGAATTAACAAGTGTGGCGATGACAGACCAATTAGCAGAAATCATTGGAAAAGTCGCTCATCCGGGAGATAATCTAGTGTTGACTGGTGATCTAGGTGCTGGTAAAACGACTTTGACAAAAGGAATTGCAAAAGGATTAGGCATCGATCAAATGATCAAGAGTCCGACCTATACGATCATTCGTGAATATACACAAGGAAAAATGCCTTTGTACCATATGGATATCTATCGTGTCGCTGCTAGCGGTGCTGATTTGGGATTAGATGAATATTTTGAAGGTGATGGACTTTCAGTCATTGAGTGGGGAAATCTATTAGAAGATGCTTTACCTGAAGATTATTTGGAACTGATTATTGAAAAAAGTGATACAGAATCAGAAAAAAGGTATGTGAAATTCCAATCATACGGGCCGAATAGTCAAGAGTTTGAAAAACGTATCTATGAAGCATGGGCGGATTCTCATGGCTAA
- the pta gene encoding phosphate acetyltransferase — MELFDSLRFKIVRRGIKIVFPEATDARILGAAARLKAEELVEPILIGSKEEIEAAANARGIQTSNFTIINPNDYEKWDEMVEAFVERRNGKATKEQAEKILKDVNYFGTMLTYMGIADGMVSGAIHSTGDTVRPALQIIKTKPGVSRTSGAMIMVRGRDQEKYVFSDCAINVNPNAQELAEIAVESAKTAELFDIDPKIALMSFSTKGSAAAPEVDKVVEATRIAKELAPQYTIDGELQFDASYVPAVAQLKAPDSKVAGQATVFVFPELQSGNIGYKIAQRFGNFEAIGPILQGLNKPVSDLSRGANEEDVYKLAIITGAQTLLD; from the coding sequence GTGGAATTGTTTGATAGTTTAAGATTTAAAATTGTACGTCGCGGCATCAAAATCGTGTTTCCAGAAGCAACGGATGCAAGAATTTTAGGAGCAGCAGCACGTTTAAAAGCAGAAGAATTAGTTGAACCGATTTTGATCGGTAGCAAAGAAGAAATTGAAGCAGCAGCGAATGCACGTGGTATCCAAACATCTAACTTCACGATCATCAATCCAAATGATTATGAAAAATGGGATGAAATGGTCGAAGCTTTTGTTGAACGCCGTAATGGAAAAGCAACAAAAGAACAAGCAGAAAAAATCTTAAAAGATGTCAATTACTTTGGAACAATGCTTACATATATGGGCATTGCTGATGGTATGGTTTCTGGAGCGATCCATTCAACCGGAGATACAGTACGTCCAGCACTACAAATCATCAAAACAAAACCAGGTGTAAGTCGTACAAGTGGTGCTATGATCATGGTTCGCGGTAGAGATCAAGAAAAATATGTCTTTTCTGACTGTGCGATCAACGTGAATCCAAACGCACAAGAATTAGCTGAAATTGCTGTGGAATCAGCAAAAACAGCTGAACTATTCGATATCGATCCAAAAATCGCATTGATGAGCTTTTCAACAAAAGGTTCTGCAGCAGCTCCTGAAGTAGATAAAGTGGTTGAAGCAACAAGAATCGCGAAAGAATTAGCGCCTCAATATACGATCGATGGCGAATTACAATTTGATGCTTCTTACGTTCCAGCAGTCGCACAATTAAAAGCCCCTGATTCTAAAGTGGCAGGTCAAGCAACAGTCTTTGTCTTCCCTGAATTACAATCAGGAAACATTGGCTACAAGATCGCTCAACGTTTTGGTAACTTTGAAGCAATCGGACCAATCTTACAAGGATTGAACAAACCAGTAAGTGACCTTTCTCGTGGTGCTAATGAAGAAGATGTCTACAAATTAGCGATCATTACAGGTGCACAAACATTATTAGATTAA
- a CDS encoding ABC transporter permease, producing MKKILFFMINLIFLIATLTNAFSLFYIYNQSNLDFVSNNFSSKDTVRLIANHNIDSENWGELLGDQKNILVVKNLESNFYFKAIYTNYDWYLPLVEGRNFARDDFYDGENRAIIGEELAKTHTDTIRIEEKNYKIIGILDSRYAKNLSKMALININSLEENQTNGVYQVNSNKATMEKLKSELINDITAITYSDDTKAYNAQNLENNNQLLRYSFQVLCLLAIGMCILFYLTLTQSTRYLKKTIGISRNTVLLEEVKHLFFFWLFESILVLGVVYLPFKHSIFDSVTDFTVSYITSQSFILGCSVTLFSFLFFRNWRNIDENK from the coding sequence TTGAAAAAAATACTTTTTTTTATGATAAATCTAATATTTTTGATTGCTACTTTGACAAATGCTTTCTCTCTTTTTTATATTTATAATCAAAGTAATCTAGATTTTGTATCGAACAATTTTTCTTCCAAAGACACAGTACGCCTTATCGCAAATCATAATATAGATTCTGAAAATTGGGGAGAATTATTAGGAGATCAAAAGAATATTTTGGTTGTGAAAAATCTAGAAAGTAACTTTTATTTTAAAGCTATATACACAAATTATGATTGGTATCTTCCGCTTGTTGAAGGAAGAAACTTTGCACGTGACGATTTTTATGATGGGGAAAATAGAGCAATTATTGGTGAAGAATTAGCGAAAACACATACAGATACTATACGTATTGAAGAAAAAAACTACAAAATAATTGGTATATTAGATAGCCGTTATGCAAAAAATTTATCAAAAATGGCTTTGATAAACATAAACTCATTAGAAGAAAATCAAACCAATGGTGTCTACCAAGTAAATTCAAACAAAGCAACGATGGAAAAGTTAAAAAGTGAGTTGATTAATGATATAACAGCTATTACTTATTCCGATGATACAAAAGCATATAATGCACAAAATTTAGAAAACAATAACCAATTGTTAAGGTATTCATTTCAAGTACTATGTTTGTTAGCTATTGGCATGTGTATCTTGTTCTATCTAACCTTAACTCAATCGACAAGGTATTTAAAAAAAACGATAGGAATATCGAGAAATACGGTTCTTCTAGAAGAAGTGAAACACTTATTCTTTTTTTGGTTATTTGAGAGTATTCTTGTTCTTGGTGTAGTATATCTCCCCTTCAAACATTCCATTTTTGATTCGGTGACTGATTTTACTGTTAGTTATATTACCAGTCAAAGTTTTATCCTTGGGTGTTCTGTTACTCTGTTTAGTTTTCTTTTTTTTAGAAATTGGAGGAACATTGATGAAAATAAGTAA
- a CDS encoding Cof-type HAD-IIB family hydrolase, producing MIKLIASDMDGTLLDAHMSISTENTEAIRMANELGIEFMVATGRNAQEARAALDEAGIDCAMITLNGAQVFDRSGKSLFTVPIPSPQAMTVMDILDANGIYYEVATNQGLYSESQPKRIESFASSIATHMPHLTYKMAIAMASANLELLHITYVDSIRELLLDDKLEVLKIICFHTEGPRILGPVGKEISNLGELAVTSSGQNNLEVNHKNAQKGIAVAHVAHERGITLDEVMTIGDNFNDVSMLQTAGVSFAMGNAEIEVKDYAKYLTDTNLESGVGKAILRAINENL from the coding sequence ATGATCAAATTAATTGCCTCTGATATGGACGGCACTTTACTCGATGCACATATGAGTATCTCAACAGAAAATACTGAAGCAATCCGCATGGCAAATGAGCTGGGGATTGAATTTATGGTCGCTACTGGACGTAACGCACAAGAAGCACGAGCAGCCTTAGATGAAGCAGGAATCGATTGTGCGATGATCACTTTGAATGGCGCGCAAGTTTTTGACAGATCCGGTAAGTCGCTTTTTACAGTGCCAATTCCAAGTCCCCAAGCCATGACAGTCATGGATATTTTAGATGCAAATGGTATTTATTACGAGGTAGCGACAAACCAAGGATTGTATTCGGAAAGCCAACCAAAAAGAATCGAAAGCTTTGCTTCTTCCATTGCGACCCATATGCCCCATTTGACTTACAAAATGGCGATCGCCATGGCTTCAGCTAATCTTGAACTCTTACACATCACTTATGTTGATAGCATTCGCGAATTACTACTTGATGATAAACTTGAAGTCCTAAAAATCATCTGTTTCCATACTGAAGGCCCACGTATTTTAGGCCCTGTAGGGAAAGAAATCAGTAATTTAGGCGAACTGGCAGTGACCTCTTCTGGTCAAAACAATCTTGAAGTCAACCATAAAAATGCTCAAAAAGGAATCGCAGTTGCTCATGTCGCTCATGAACGAGGGATTACTTTAGATGAAGTCATGACGATCGGTGATAATTTCAATGATGTCAGTATGTTGCAAACCGCCGGCGTTAGTTTCGCCATGGGAAATGCAGAGATTGAAGTCAAAGATTACGCTAAATACTTAACAGACACAAATCTTGAATCAGGTGTTGGCAAAGCCATCTTACGCGCAATCAACGAAAACCTATAG
- a CDS encoding 3'-5' exonuclease, which yields MNFIAMDFETANHQSHSACSLALVKVENSQIVDEFYTLIQPETPFFWRNIQIHGIRPEDVQQAPKFPDVWQKIEKYFQKNRLVVAHNAAFDTKVLAGCLDYYQLPQPNYLSLCTVKTSRRLFPEMPNHRLNTVCENLDITLKNHHDALEDSRACAEILLYQEKFFGTDPLKKLVTVK from the coding sequence ATGAATTTTATCGCGATGGACTTTGAAACTGCGAACCACCAATCTCATAGTGCGTGTTCCTTAGCCCTTGTCAAAGTGGAGAACAGTCAGATTGTCGATGAATTTTATACCTTGATCCAACCGGAAACGCCGTTTTTCTGGCGTAACATCCAGATCCATGGCATCCGACCCGAAGATGTCCAACAGGCACCTAAATTTCCAGATGTTTGGCAGAAAATCGAAAAGTATTTCCAAAAAAACCGATTAGTCGTTGCGCATAACGCCGCATTTGATACAAAAGTATTGGCTGGTTGTTTAGATTATTATCAGTTGCCTCAACCGAACTATCTCTCATTGTGTACCGTCAAAACAAGTCGCCGCTTGTTTCCGGAGATGCCAAATCATCGCTTGAATACAGTTTGTGAAAATTTGGATATCACGTTGAAAAATCACCATGATGCGTTAGAAGATAGTCGAGCATGCGCGGAAATCTTGTTATATCAGGAAAAATTTTTTGGGACAGACCCATTGAAAAAATTAGTCACAGTGAAATAG
- a CDS encoding ABC transporter ATP-binding protein, producing MISIQDISLKIRDGRNKKELFQHLNLNINEGQKIAIMGKSGSGKTTLLKLIAGLIKPDTGNIFFEDKNLREMSANEMSANRLNNIGFIFQNNPMIESKNVFDNIALPLKYLGIEKKIINQKVRDISKSLAVDDILLENPIYLSGGEKQRVGIARALITEPKLILADEPTGSLDAETEAMVLNIFQKIELTRTSFIMVTHDVSVANICDEIYTLQDKKLLLSEK from the coding sequence ATGATTAGTATACAGGATATTTCCCTTAAAATAAGAGATGGTCGGAATAAGAAAGAATTATTTCAACATCTGAATTTGAATATAAACGAGGGACAAAAAATAGCGATCATGGGTAAAAGTGGTAGTGGTAAAACGACTTTACTAAAATTGATTGCTGGACTCATCAAACCGGACACAGGAAATATATTCTTTGAAGATAAGAACCTGAGAGAAATGAGCGCTAACGAAATGAGTGCCAATCGATTAAATAATATTGGCTTTATTTTTCAGAATAATCCTATGATTGAGAGTAAAAATGTATTTGATAATATTGCTTTACCCTTAAAATATTTAGGAATCGAAAAGAAAATCATCAATCAAAAAGTCCGTGATATTTCTAAAAGTCTAGCTGTTGATGATATATTACTAGAGAATCCGATTTATCTATCTGGAGGAGAAAAGCAAAGAGTTGGAATTGCTCGAGCGCTTATTACTGAACCTAAGCTTATCTTAGCAGATGAGCCTACAGGTTCTTTAGATGCGGAAACCGAAGCTATGGTTTTGAATATTTTTCAAAAAATTGAATTAACTAGAACTAGTTTTATTATGGTAACACACGATGTTTCTGTAGCGAATATTTGCGATGAAATATATACATTACAAGACAAAAAACTTTTATTGTCTGAAAAATGA
- a CDS encoding exodeoxyribonuclease III gives MKLISWNVNGLRAIVNKNFLETFKEFDADFFCLQETKLQEGQIDLDLPGYHQYWNYAVKKGYSGTAIFAKEPALNVSYGMGIDVHDQEGRLITLEYPEFYLVTCYTPNSQNELKRLDYRLEWESAFYDYLEELKKQKPVIVCGDLNVAHENIDLKNWKTNQKSAGFSIEERNALSHLLDNGFVDTFRYFYPELEGVYSWWSYRFNARKNNAGWRIDYFLTSEDLTPRLVDAKIHTSILGSDHCPVELIIE, from the coding sequence TTGAAACTGATTTCGTGGAATGTCAATGGTTTAAGAGCCATCGTCAATAAAAATTTTCTAGAAACATTTAAGGAATTTGATGCAGATTTCTTCTGTCTTCAAGAAACAAAGCTACAAGAAGGTCAAATCGACTTGGATTTACCAGGTTACCATCAATATTGGAATTATGCGGTCAAAAAAGGCTATTCAGGTACAGCGATCTTCGCCAAAGAACCTGCATTGAACGTTTCTTATGGAATGGGCATTGATGTCCATGATCAAGAAGGTCGTTTGATCACGTTAGAATATCCTGAATTTTACTTAGTCACTTGCTATACACCAAATTCACAAAATGAATTGAAACGCCTCGATTACCGTTTAGAATGGGAATCTGCTTTTTATGATTATTTAGAAGAGTTGAAAAAACAAAAACCGGTGATCGTTTGTGGGGATCTAAATGTCGCCCATGAAAACATCGATTTGAAGAATTGGAAAACGAATCAAAAAAGTGCCGGTTTCTCAATCGAAGAACGAAACGCATTGTCTCATTTACTTGATAATGGTTTTGTAGATACTTTCCGTTACTTCTATCCAGAGTTAGAAGGCGTCTATTCTTGGTGGAGTTATCGTTTCAATGCTCGAAAAAACAATGCAGGTTGGCGTATCGATTACTTCTTGACGAGTGAAGATTTGACACCTCGTTTGGTTGATGCAAAAATCCATACATCGATTCTAGGTAGTGACCACTGCCCTGTCGAATTAATTATCGAATAG
- a CDS encoding Gfo/Idh/MocA family protein, which yields MKIGVVGVGNIAEKAYLPTYAEKQGMVDFYFATRNQVTKDRLKKTYGFAHLYESLDDLIEEEIEACMIHAATSVHFQLAKKCLEHNIHVYIDKPLSVDLKEIQELQELAEQHHVILMVGFNRRFAPMVEELKAIPEKRLIQLQKNRIAAKETTAFVIYDLFLHLVDTAVYLLDEPVIKTTSHIREKEGLMEVAMLQLETANQMAIVTMDLGSGANTETYQVTSKQGTYELSDLTELVIRKPDTVEIKKFGDWETTLSKRGFVPMVERFFEEVQETTPDKEKLKQAGVYDSHALCEEMLNNIYRHQL from the coding sequence ATGAAAATTGGCGTAGTAGGAGTAGGTAATATTGCCGAAAAAGCATATTTACCCACATATGCAGAGAAACAAGGAATGGTTGATTTTTATTTTGCGACACGTAATCAGGTAACGAAAGATCGTCTGAAGAAAACCTATGGATTTGCTCATTTGTATGAGTCGCTGGATGACTTAATTGAAGAGGAAATCGAAGCATGTATGATCCATGCGGCAACAAGCGTTCATTTTCAATTAGCTAAAAAATGTTTGGAACATAATATCCATGTTTATATCGACAAGCCTTTAAGTGTTGACCTAAAAGAAATCCAAGAGTTACAAGAATTGGCAGAACAACATCATGTGATTTTAATGGTGGGCTTCAACCGACGATTCGCTCCAATGGTCGAAGAATTAAAAGCGATTCCAGAAAAACGGTTGATCCAGTTACAAAAAAATCGCATTGCGGCAAAAGAAACGACTGCTTTTGTCATTTACGATCTGTTCTTGCATCTAGTGGACACGGCTGTTTATTTATTAGACGAACCAGTGATCAAAACAACTTCTCATATCCGAGAAAAGGAAGGTCTTATGGAAGTAGCGATGTTGCAACTTGAAACTGCGAACCAAATGGCAATCGTGACGATGGATCTTGGAAGTGGTGCGAATACTGAAACCTATCAAGTGACGAGCAAACAAGGAACCTATGAATTGAGTGATCTGACAGAATTAGTCATCCGTAAACCAGATACGGTGGAAATAAAGAAATTTGGTGATTGGGAAACAACATTGAGCAAGCGTGGTTTTGTGCCGATGGTGGAACGATTTTTTGAAGAGGTGCAAGAAACGACACCTGACAAAGAAAAGTTGAAACAAGCTGGAGTATACGACAGCCATGCGCTTTGTGAGGAAATGTTGAATAATATTTATCGTCATCAGCTTTGA